The following is a genomic window from Pseudomonas promysalinigenes.
TTCTGGAATTCCTCAAGCTTCTTCTTATCATCGCAAGCGATCCAGCGGGCCGACCACACGGTGATCGGCTCGTAGGCGCATTCAACCTTGTACTCTTCCTTCAGGCGGCTGGCGACCACGTCGAACTGCAGCACACCGACTGCACCGAGAATGATGTCGTTGCTGCGCTCGGGGAAGAACACCTGGGTCGCGCCCTCTTCCGCCAACTGTTGCAAGCCCTGACGCAGCTGTTTGGATTTCAGAGGGTCCTTCAGGCGCACCCGGCGGAACAGCTCTGGGGCGAAGTGAGGGATGCCGGTGAAGCCCAGCGCTTCGCCTTCGGTGAACGTATCGCCAATCTGAATGGTGCCGTGGTTGTGCAGGCCAATGATGTCGCCGGCGTAGGCCTCTTCCAGTTGCTCACGCTCGGAGCTGAAGAAGGTCAGTGCATCGCCGATGCGCAGGTCTTTGTTCAGACGTACATGGCGCATCTTCATGCCCTTCTCGTACTTGCCCGAGCAAATGCGCATGAAGGCGATGCGGTCGCGGTGCTTGGGGTCCATGTTCGCCTGGATCTTGAACACGAAACCTGTGAACTTCTCTTCAACGGGCTCGACGGTGCGCTCATGGGCGACACGACCCAACGGGCGAGGCGCCCAATCGACTACAGCGTCCAGCACATGGTCGACACCGAAGTTACCCAATGCCGTACCGAAGAATACCGGGGTCAGCTGGCCGTCGATGAACTCTTGCTGGTTGAACTCGTGGCAGGCTCCCTGCACCAGCTCCAGTTGTTCGACGAACGATTCGTACTGATCGCCCAGGTGCGCGCGGGCCTCGTCGGAGTCCAGCTTCTCGATGATCTTGGCTTCGGTACGTTCATGGCCATGGCCTGGGGTGTAGACCACGATGTAGTCCCCGGTCAGGTGATACACGCCTTTGAAGTCGCGGTAGCAGCCGATAGGCCAGGTGATCGGCGCGGCCTTGATCTTAAGAACCGCCTCGATCTCGTCGAGCAGTTCGATCGGGTCACGGATGTCCCGGTCGAGTTTGTTGATGAAGCTGACGATCGGCGTGTCGCGCAGGCGGCAAACGTCCATCAGGGCAATGGTTCGTGGCTCAACCCCTTTACCACCGTCGAGCACCATCAGTGCCGAGTCCACTGCAGTCAGGGTGCGGTAGGTGTCCTCGGAGAAGTCTTCGTGGCCGGGGGTGTCGAGCAGGTTGATCATGTGCTCGCGGTACGGGAACTGCATCACCGAGGTGGTGATGGAGATGCCGCGCTGTTTCTCCATTTCCATCCAGTCGGAAGTGGCGTGGCGGTCGGACTTGCGCGACTTCACGGTACCGGCGACGGCAATGGCCTTGCCCATCAGCAGCAGCTTCTCGGTGATGGTGGTCTTACCGGCGTCGGGGTGGGAAATGATTGCGAAAGTGCGGCGCTTCGCGACTTCGGCGGCCTGGTTGGTCATGGGAAATCGCCTGACTGAGGATCGAAAAGGGGCAGTATCATACCCGAATCCGCAGGCAGACCAAAGCACCGGCGCGCCGCCTGTTGAGGCGACACACCGGTTGCGGATCAGTGGTCGTCCAGCAACTCTTCACCGATGTCGGTGATTTCAAGCCGCAGGTCCAGCACCGGCCCACCGTGGGAAACCGCGTACGCCATCCACTGGTCAGCCACCTCGGTACGGCCGTAGCCACAAAGGGCAAGGTTGGTTGGCGTCCAGATCTGCGCTTCGATGTGCTGGCCTGGCGCCAAGTCATCGCCAACACTGACGAATTCATCATCCTGCAGGGTCATGACGCTCCACAGGCGGTCAGTGGCGGTTGGCTCCTTGTAGAGCTTCGCGTAGCCGTTATTGGTCAGTTCAAGGTTGCGCACCTTGGTGTTGAAATCCCGCCCGGTGCGACGGCTCCACGACTGAATGTCGTAGTAACGCATGCCGTGCTCATCTTCCATGCAGCGAAACCAAAGGCGATGCGGCTCACGCCCCGCCACAGGCGTGATGATCATGTAGTCGTCGGCCGTGAAGGCAGCTCGTCCATCCTTTTCGGCCAATTTGGCGAAATTCAGATACCCCTCAAGCGTCGGGGTGATAGAGGCGACATGCGCCACGAACGATCGGTCATACACATGATTGAACATTTTCAGCTCCTGTAAGCGACTTAAATCAGGTTTTTCAACCGCTTGTCGGCATAGCCGACACCCTTGATTTGAAAGGCCTGGGGCGCTGCGAAGCAGTGGGAATATTTGTGCGGGAAGGAAATCGGCGCTGGCCAAATGCCGCCTCAAATGGGAACCTTTGCGCCCACGGAGACGTCCATTCCCCTGCAACCCGCTTCGCTTGGGGACTGGTTTCATCAGCATTTTCGGGCCCGACGGGGTTCGGCTCATGGCTTGAACGCAGCCTTCGGTTGCCTCTTGCTGCTATTCGCGAACACACCACCCGCCGCCAGCATTGGCCGGCATCAAAGAAGTGTGCTCGCCGACAAAACAAGGAGTCCGCCTGTGGCTAAACGCTACGGAAAAGGGCTGTTGGGATGCGCCACCGTGCTCATCATCCTGGCCCTGCTG
Proteins encoded in this region:
- a CDS encoding peptide chain release factor 3, producing MTNQAAEVAKRRTFAIISHPDAGKTTITEKLLLMGKAIAVAGTVKSRKSDRHATSDWMEMEKQRGISITTSVMQFPYREHMINLLDTPGHEDFSEDTYRTLTAVDSALMVLDGGKGVEPRTIALMDVCRLRDTPIVSFINKLDRDIRDPIELLDEIEAVLKIKAAPITWPIGCYRDFKGVYHLTGDYIVVYTPGHGHERTEAKIIEKLDSDEARAHLGDQYESFVEQLELVQGACHEFNQQEFIDGQLTPVFFGTALGNFGVDHVLDAVVDWAPRPLGRVAHERTVEPVEEKFTGFVFKIQANMDPKHRDRIAFMRICSGKYEKGMKMRHVRLNKDLRIGDALTFFSSEREQLEEAYAGDIIGLHNHGTIQIGDTFTEGEALGFTGIPHFAPELFRRVRLKDPLKSKQLRQGLQQLAEEGATQVFFPERSNDIILGAVGVLQFDVVASRLKEEYKVECAYEPITVWSARWIACDDKKKLEEFQNKAMENLAIDGGGHLTYLAPTRVNLSLMEERWPDIKFRATREHH